Proteins from one Corvus cornix cornix isolate S_Up_H32 chromosome 19, ASM73873v5, whole genome shotgun sequence genomic window:
- the SPNS3 gene encoding protein spinster homolog 3 isoform X1 has protein sequence MQPPCEHEDTGLLLQPLLEGQNYGAAAADGTQCPSVSVSRNNPAKRDCLVVAVLCFGNLINFIDWFIVPGILLDIQKYFGLSDGKTGLLQTVFTLCYMLAAPIFGYLGDRYNRKIILGAGIFFWSGVTLGSSFITESHYRIFVLSRGLVGIGSASYSTIAPTIIADLFEEGKRTTVLSIFYIFIPVGSGCGYMLAAVMAKSTGDWHWAFRVTPCMGGLALLLLILLVPHRIQRKTAAHRALSISGTIQRADEKPDVHRTAKTTWCQDVGSLAKNGSFVCSSLGLTAMAFVTGALGMWMPLFLYRAQVVQGIVPPCLQESCNSSNSLIFGGITIGTGILGVIAGAEAARQLRKINNKADPLICATSMFISALCLYTALMVAQMNILSTFIFIALGELFLSVNWAVVTDILLYVVTPRRQSTAIALQILVSHLLGDAGSPYLIGAVPAMNCPSKEDELWGEVCPEEKNVLPFFFPFCLIRYSWGEGQITIPPYGRKSCILSFLDAFDCKSKIAHALAYGNPPPPSITRPLSSVGLESSRGCSTELSPAQLLTSKRQELLRHNISWRLGRSLSS, from the exons ATGCAACCCCCCTGCGAACATGAAGACACAGGCTTGCTGCTCCAGCCACTGCTTGAGGGACAGAATtatggagctgctgcagcagatggGACACAATGTCCATCAGTGTCCGTGTCAAGGAACAATCCAGCAAAGAGGGATTGCCTGGTagttgctgtgctgtgctttgggaatTTAATAAATTTCATTGACTGGTTCATTGTGCCAG GGATCCTTTTGGATATACAGAAATACTTTGGGCTTAGTGATGGGAAGACAGGTCTACTGCAAACAG TCTTCACCTTGTGTTACATGCTGGCTGCCCCCATCTTTGGATACCTCGGAGATCGCTACAACAGGAAAATCATCCTTGGGGCTGGTATTTTCTTCTGGTCTGGTGTGACCTTAGGGAGCTCATTCATCACTGAGTCG CATTACAGGATATTTGTTCTTTCACGAGGACTGGTtggcattggctctgccagTTACTCCACTATAGCGCCTACCATCATTGCAGACCTgtttgaggaaggaaaaaggaccACAGTGTTATCTATCTTCTACATCTTTATTCCAGTGGGAAG TGGCTGTGGTTACATGCTGGCAGCTGTCATGGCAAAAAGCACAGGTGACTGGCACTGGGCATTCAGG GTAACTCCTTGCATGGGAGGACTGGCACTGCTTCTCCTGATTCTACTGGTCCCTCACAGGATCCAGAGAAagacagcagcacacagagcactgaGCATCTCCGGCACGATACAAAGAGCAGATGAGAAGCCAGATGTACATAGAACTGCCAAGACTACTTGGTGTCAAGATGTGGGATCACTTGCCAAGAA CGGTAGTTTTGTCTGTTCCTCTCTTGGTCTGACTGCCATGGCCTTTGTCACTGGAGCCCTGGGGATGTGGATGCCACTGTTTCTGTACAGGGCTCAGGTTGTCCAGGGCATTGTCCCACCATGCCTCCAAGAATCGTGCAATTCATCTAACAG CCTAATATTTGGAGGCATCACCATTGGGACAGGAATCTTGGGTGTTATTGCCGGGGCAGAAGCCGCAAGACAATTAAGGAAGATAAACAACAAAGCTGATCCTCTGATCTGTGCCACAAGCATGTTCATTTCTGCCCTGTGCCTCTACACAGCTCTGATGGTGGCCCAGATGAACATCCTTTCCACTTTT atttttattGCACTTggagaattatttttgtctgtaaaCTGGGCTGTTGTGACAGACATACTGCTG TATGTGGTGACACCGAGGCGACAGTCCACAGCCATCGCCCTGCAGATTTTGGTGAGCCATTTGCTGGGAGACGCAGGCAGCCCATACCTCATTGGAGCT GTACCAGCAATGAACTGTCCCTCAAAGGAAGATGAACTCTGGGGTGAGGTTTGCCCTGAAGAAAAGAATgtcctcccttttttctttcctttttgcttaATCAGATACAGCTGGGGAGAAGGCCAAATCACAATTCCTCCATATGGCAGAAAATCCTGCATACTGAGTTTTTTGGATGCTTTTGACTGCAAGTCAAAAATTGCTCATGCACTGGCATATGGCAACCCTCCTCCCCCATCTATAACCAGGCCCTTGTcctctgtggggctggagagCTCCAGAGGGTGTTCTACAGAGCTGTCACCAGCACAACTGCTGACCTCAAAAAGGCAGGAGCTTCTGAGGCACAACATCTCTTGGAGATTAGGGAGGTCTCTAAGTTCTTAG
- the SPNS3 gene encoding protein spinster homolog 3 isoform X2 produces MQPPCEHEDTGLLLQPLLEGQNYGAAAADGTQCPSVSVSRNNPAKRDCLVVAVLCFGNLINFIDWFIVPGILLDIQKYFGLSDGKTGLLQTVFTLCYMLAAPIFGYLGDRYNRKIILGAGIFFWSGVTLGSSFITESHYRIFVLSRGLVGIGSASYSTIAPTIIADLFEEGKRTTVLSIFYIFIPVGSGCGYMLAAVMAKSTGDWHWAFRVTPCMGGLALLLLILLVPHRIQRKTAAHRALSISGTIQRADEKPDVHRTAKTTWCQDVGSLAKNGSFVCSSLGLTAMAFVTGALGMWMPLFLYRAQVVQGIVPPCLQESCNSSNSLIFGGITIGTGILGVIAGAEAARQLRKINNKADPLICATSMFISALCLYTALMVAQMNILSTFIFIALGELFLSVNWAVVTDILLYVVTPRRQSTAIALQILVSHLLGDAGSPYLIGAISNAIQAKNIPSLQWSFRSMQYSFIICAFVGVFGGGFFLLTSFYIEEDRKEAQRL; encoded by the exons ATGCAACCCCCCTGCGAACATGAAGACACAGGCTTGCTGCTCCAGCCACTGCTTGAGGGACAGAATtatggagctgctgcagcagatggGACACAATGTCCATCAGTGTCCGTGTCAAGGAACAATCCAGCAAAGAGGGATTGCCTGGTagttgctgtgctgtgctttgggaatTTAATAAATTTCATTGACTGGTTCATTGTGCCAG GGATCCTTTTGGATATACAGAAATACTTTGGGCTTAGTGATGGGAAGACAGGTCTACTGCAAACAG TCTTCACCTTGTGTTACATGCTGGCTGCCCCCATCTTTGGATACCTCGGAGATCGCTACAACAGGAAAATCATCCTTGGGGCTGGTATTTTCTTCTGGTCTGGTGTGACCTTAGGGAGCTCATTCATCACTGAGTCG CATTACAGGATATTTGTTCTTTCACGAGGACTGGTtggcattggctctgccagTTACTCCACTATAGCGCCTACCATCATTGCAGACCTgtttgaggaaggaaaaaggaccACAGTGTTATCTATCTTCTACATCTTTATTCCAGTGGGAAG TGGCTGTGGTTACATGCTGGCAGCTGTCATGGCAAAAAGCACAGGTGACTGGCACTGGGCATTCAGG GTAACTCCTTGCATGGGAGGACTGGCACTGCTTCTCCTGATTCTACTGGTCCCTCACAGGATCCAGAGAAagacagcagcacacagagcactgaGCATCTCCGGCACGATACAAAGAGCAGATGAGAAGCCAGATGTACATAGAACTGCCAAGACTACTTGGTGTCAAGATGTGGGATCACTTGCCAAGAA CGGTAGTTTTGTCTGTTCCTCTCTTGGTCTGACTGCCATGGCCTTTGTCACTGGAGCCCTGGGGATGTGGATGCCACTGTTTCTGTACAGGGCTCAGGTTGTCCAGGGCATTGTCCCACCATGCCTCCAAGAATCGTGCAATTCATCTAACAG CCTAATATTTGGAGGCATCACCATTGGGACAGGAATCTTGGGTGTTATTGCCGGGGCAGAAGCCGCAAGACAATTAAGGAAGATAAACAACAAAGCTGATCCTCTGATCTGTGCCACAAGCATGTTCATTTCTGCCCTGTGCCTCTACACAGCTCTGATGGTGGCCCAGATGAACATCCTTTCCACTTTT atttttattGCACTTggagaattatttttgtctgtaaaCTGGGCTGTTGTGACAGACATACTGCTG TATGTGGTGACACCGAGGCGACAGTCCACAGCCATCGCCCTGCAGATTTTGGTGAGCCATTTGCTGGGAGACGCAGGCAGCCCATACCTCATTGGAGCT ATCTCCAACGCTATCCAGGCCAAGAACATCCCGTCGTTGCAGTGGAGTTTCCGGAGCATGCAGTACAGCTTTATCATCTGTGCTTTTGTTGGGGTCTTTGGAGGAGGCTTTTTCCTCCTGACGTCTTTCTACATCGAGGAAGATCGGAAAGAAGCACAAAGGCTCTGA